ACGTAGTCGTCCAGGACGATCGCCATGCGCCGGCCCACGCCCTTGTCGGTGAGCTCCTCGAACTGGCGCGCCCCGGCGGCGTCGAAGCTGATGTTCACCTCGGGCTCGTTGAGCTGGCTGAGCGAGGCGTCCGCGCCGGTGAGGCTCTCGCCCGTCAGCGGCGCTTCCTTCTCCAGCAGGTAGGTGCGGTAGCTGTCGCACACGCCCTTGCGCGTCGCGCTCGCGATGCACTCGAGCATCACCACGCGGCCCTGGGGCGTCGCGTCCTTCACGTACGCCAGGAGCGCCTCTCGGTTGGGCCCCTGGAGCTGGGGAAAGCCGTCGGCGGTGGTGAGGGTGATGTTGCTGCCCTCGGGCGGAGGCGAGTTCTGGTAGTGCTGACGGAAGAAGTCCGTGGTGTCGTCCACCATGTGGAACTCGAGCTGCGCCGTGGTGCCCACCAGCTCCTTGGCCTGCTCGGGATCATTGCGGCCCGGCAGGGAGATCTGGATGGCGTCCGTGCCCAGCTTGCGCACGTCCACCTCGGCCACGCCCCACTTGTCGATGCGGCGGCGGATGACGAGCATCGCCTGGTCCACCGACTCGTCGCGGAAGCGGTTGATCTGCCCCTCGTCCGGCGTGAGCACCAGCCTGGCGCCGTCACGCGACACGCGCGTGAAGTCGGTGAAGGTGGCGAGCACCTCCTTCTCGATGGCGTCCATGGTGGAGGGGTCCTGCGCGGTCAACGTGAGCTGGAGCCGCTCCACGTCCGTGTCCACCGTCACCTGGCCCAGCTGCTTCTCGTTGATGTAGCGGGCGATCTGATCACCCCGGCGCTCGGTGCGCTTCTCCAGGGCCGTCTTGGTGTCCACACGCATCACCATGTGGATGCCGCCCTGCAGGTCGAGCCCCAGGTTGATGCGGTACTTGGCAGGAGGCGCCCACGAGGGCATCGCCTTCTCGATGGCCGCCAGGTTGTTGCGCTCGCTGCGGTCCACCTTGAACAAGGAATAATAGGAGGGCATCAGGAGCCACACGGTCACCAGCGTCACGCCGATGACCAGGCCCAGCCTCCAATACCAGCCGCGATCCATCACTTCTCCTCCTTCTTGTCCTCGGCCTTGGTCGCCCCGGCCGCCTCACCCGCCGCATAGCGTCCGGCCACCGACGTCTTGAGCACGCGGATGCGCGTTCCGCTGGCCACCTCGAGCGTCACCTCGCGATCCATCACGTTCTGGATGCGCCCGATGAGGCCACCCTGGGTGACGACCTCATCGCCCTTCTTCAGGCTGGAGATGAGCTCCTGGTGCTTCTTGAGCTGCTTCTGCTGCGGGCGGATCATCACGAAGTACATGATGGCGAACAGCCCGATGATGAAGACGATGTTCATCATCCCGCTGGGACCGCCCGCCGCCTGCGCCAGGATTGGAATGCTGTCTGCCACGAACCGCCTCGTCGCTGGATGAAATTTGTACCGGGTCGCCGCCCCTGGATTTCACGGCCGGCGAATGTGTCCGAAAGGGGGGCCTCTTAGCAGCAGCCCCACACCCCCGGCAAGCAAACCGAGGAAACCGGACACTTCCGCCCCGCGTCATTCCCGTCGGGCAGGCGGCCAGGGACGCCCTTCCTGGCGGCCTCCCGGGCCCCTTCCCGGGCGCTATTTCGTCCGCGTCCGCTCGGTCTCCTGGGCCCGGGCCCGCTCCCGGAAGTCGCGGGCGAACTGGGCATAGCGGTCCTGGGCGATGGCCTCGCGCACCTGCTTCATGAGGGTGAGGAAGTAGTGCAGGTTGTGCAGGCTGTTGAGCCGCATGGCCAGGATCTCCCCCGCCACGAAGAGGTGGCGCAGGTAGGCCCGGCTGAAGTTGCGGCAGGTGTAGCAGGAGCACGCCGGGTCCGCCGGCCGCTCGTCCCTCGCCCAGGTGGCGTTGCGGATGACGAGCTTGCCCTCGGAGGTGAAGAGCAGGCCGTTGCGCGCGCAGCGCGTGGGCAGCACGCAGTCGAACATGTCCACCCCGTGCTCCACGCAGGTGACCAGGTCCACGGGCGTGCCCACCCCCATGAGGTAGCGCGGCTTGTCCCGGGGCAACAGGGGCGCGGAATACGCCACCCCCTCGTACATGGCCTCCGGTGTCTCGCCCACCGCGTAGCCACCGAGCGCGTAGCCGGGCAGGTCCACCGCGCACACCTCCTCGGTGTGCCGCTTGCGCAACTCCTGATCCAACCCGCCCTGGACGATGCCGAAGAGCGAGGAGCGCTCGCGGCTCCAGGCCTTCACGCACCGGTGCAGCCAGCGCGTGGTGCGCGCCAGGGACTTCTCCAGGTAGGCCCGGCTCTCGGTGGACGGCGGGCACTCGTCGAACGCCATGATGATGTCCGCGCCGAGCGTCTCCTGGATCTCGATGGAGCGCTCGGGCGAGAGCATCAGGTGGCGCCCGTCCAGGTGGGACTGGAAGGCCGCGCCCTCCTCGGTGATCTTCCGCTTCTCCGAGAGGCTGAACACCTGGAAGCCCCCGCTGTCGGTGAGCATGGGCCTGTCCCAGGAGATGAAGCGGTGCAGGCCGCCCATGTGCCCCACCAGGTCGTCTCCCGGCCGGAGCATCAGGTGATAGGTGTTGCCGAGGATGATCTGCGCGTCGAGCGTGAGCAGATCATCCGGCCCCACGCCCTTGACGCTGCCCACGGTGCCCACGGGCATGAAGATGGGCGTCTCCACGGGGCCGTGCGGTGTGTGCAGCCGTCCCCGGCGCGCGCGCGTGCCCGAGGCGTCCTCGTGCAACAGCTCGTAGCGCACCAGGCTCGGTGCGACCCGGGTGTCCCCCTTCTCCTTGCGCGGCTCTGCCATGGCGTCTGTCGTCTCCCTACTCCGTCACCAACATCGCGTCGCCGTACGAGAAGAACCGGTAGCCGGCGGCGACCGCCTCCCGGTAGGCCGCCAGGGTGCGCTCGCGCCCGAGCAGCGCGCTCACCAGCACCACCAACGTGGAGCGCGGCAGGTGGAAGTTGGTGACGAGCACGTCCACCGCGCGGAAGGTGAAGCCGGGGCGGATGAAGATGGACGTCTCGCCCGGGCCCGCGCGCAGCCCCCCGGACTCGGGCTCCCACGCCGACTCCAGCGTGCGCACCACCGTGGTTCCCACCGCCACCACCCGGCGGCCCTCGGCCTTGGCGGCGTTCACCGCCCGGGCGGTGGCCTCGGGGACGGTGTAGCGCTCCGGGTGCATGTGGTGCTTCTCCAGGTTCTCCTCGCGCACGGGCAGGAAGGTGCCGGGCCCCACGTCCAGCGTCACCTCCACGCGTTGGATGCCCCGGGCGGCGAGCGCCTCGAAGGTGGCCTGTGTGAAGTGCAGCCCCGCGGTGGGCGCGGCCACCGCGCCCGAGGCCCGCGCGTACACCGTCTGGTAGCGCTCGGCGTCCGCGTCCTCGGGAGGCCGGGTGATGTAGGGCGGCAGGGGCAGGCGGCCCGCCGTGTCCAGCAGCCGCGCGAGCGACGTGCCCGGCGCCGCGTGGAAGCGCACCCGGTACTCCCCTCCCCCGAGCGCCTCCAGCACCTCGGCCTCCAGGCCACCGGCGAAGGACACGCGCGCCCCGGGCTTGAGGCCCTTGGAGGCCTGGCCGAGGCAGATCCACTCGAGCGCCTCGGGGGCTCCGCCGAGCGCCTGGGAGGTGAGCGTGGCGGCGGCGGGGCGCACCACGAGCAGCTCGACCCGGCCGCCCGTGCCCACCTTGGAGCCCAGCAGCCGGGCGGGGATGACCCGGGCGTCGTTGACCACGAGCAGATCGCCCTCGCGCAGCAGCTCGGGCAGCTCGGCGAAGTGGCGGTGGCTCCAGGCGCCCGTGGCGCGGCTCACCACCATGAGGCGCGAGGCATCCCGGGTGGCC
Above is a window of Cystobacter fuscus DNA encoding:
- the queA gene encoding tRNA preQ1(34) S-adenosylmethionine ribosyltransferase-isomerase QueA, whose translation is MSSQLSDYDFALPEAQIAQAPLATRDASRLMVVSRATGAWSHRHFAELPELLREGDLLVVNDARVIPARLLGSKVGTGGRVELLVVRPAAATLTSQALGGAPEALEWICLGQASKGLKPGARVSFAGGLEAEVLEALGGGEYRVRFHAAPGTSLARLLDTAGRLPLPPYITRPPEDADAERYQTVYARASGAVAAPTAGLHFTQATFEALAARGIQRVEVTLDVGPGTFLPVREENLEKHHMHPERYTVPEATARAVNAAKAEGRRVVAVGTTVVRTLESAWEPESGGLRAGPGETSIFIRPGFTFRAVDVLVTNFHLPRSTLVVLVSALLGRERTLAAYREAVAAGYRFFSYGDAMLVTE
- the secD gene encoding protein translocase subunit SecD — its product is MDRGWYWRLGLVIGVTLVTVWLLMPSYYSLFKVDRSERNNLAAIEKAMPSWAPPAKYRINLGLDLQGGIHMVMRVDTKTALEKRTERRGDQIARYINEKQLGQVTVDTDVERLQLTLTAQDPSTMDAIEKEVLATFTDFTRVSRDGARLVLTPDEGQINRFRDESVDQAMLVIRRRIDKWGVAEVDVRKLGTDAIQISLPGRNDPEQAKELVGTTAQLEFHMVDDTTDFFRQHYQNSPPPEGSNITLTTADGFPQLQGPNREALLAYVKDATPQGRVVMLECIASATRKGVCDSYRTYLLEKEAPLTGESLTGADASLSQLNEPEVNISFDAAGARQFEELTDKGVGRRMAIVLDDYVQSAPRINERIGGGRARITMGRAGGRPLEQWLADAQTLALALKAGALPAPVTTGEIRQVGASLGDELIRKGSLAAAVGVLCVIVFMGLYYRSAGLIADVALLLNGLLILGGMALFNATLTLPGLAAFVLTLGIAVDANVLINERIREELSHGKTPRAAVDQGYDRAFWTIFDAHVTAIIAGLILFFTGTGPVRGFATTLIIGLLASLFTSILVTRVIMTYFVHGRNAQTVSV
- the yajC gene encoding preprotein translocase subunit YajC — its product is MADSIPILAQAAGGPSGMMNIVFIIGLFAIMYFVMIRPQQKQLKKHQELISSLKKGDEVVTQGGLIGRIQNVMDREVTLEVASGTRIRVLKTSVAGRYAAGEAAGATKAEDKKEEK
- the tgt gene encoding tRNA guanosine(34) transglycosylase Tgt — encoded protein: MAEPRKEKGDTRVAPSLVRYELLHEDASGTRARRGRLHTPHGPVETPIFMPVGTVGSVKGVGPDDLLTLDAQIILGNTYHLMLRPGDDLVGHMGGLHRFISWDRPMLTDSGGFQVFSLSEKRKITEEGAAFQSHLDGRHLMLSPERSIEIQETLGADIIMAFDECPPSTESRAYLEKSLARTTRWLHRCVKAWSRERSSLFGIVQGGLDQELRKRHTEEVCAVDLPGYALGGYAVGETPEAMYEGVAYSAPLLPRDKPRYLMGVGTPVDLVTCVEHGVDMFDCVLPTRCARNGLLFTSEGKLVIRNATWARDERPADPACSCYTCRNFSRAYLRHLFVAGEILAMRLNSLHNLHYFLTLMKQVREAIAQDRYAQFARDFRERARAQETERTRTK